The sequence GGAGCGGCCCCTGGCTGGAGTGCACGGCCTGCCACTGGGCCGGATTAAGCTGCTTTTGAAAGTCGATGGTCATGGTTGGCGTCCCGGCTCAGCTGAGTGTTGAAAATGTCCTTATCCACAGTCCGTTCAAAAACCCCAAGTGCAAGAAGCAAGAAAAGTGCAAGGTCGAAGCGTATTTATTCATACGTGAGAGCTTGAACTTTTTGCAGCGACGCAGCAATTGAGGGTTTTTCAACGGACTGTCACCGGGAAAGAATCAGTTTGCGGCTTACGTCAAAGTGCTCCAGGACCAGCCGGCCCACGTCCCGGACCCGTTTTGGGCCGGAATGAGTATCGGGCTCGTCGCCGGGCTGTATTTCGGGCGGGTCGGAATCGTAGAAAAACGCATCGTCCGGCGTATGGCAGCCCTGGCGGTCCTCCTTGCCGAAGACGCGGGTCTGGTCGAACTTGGCCCGGAGGGAAAAGCCCCGGTGGGGGACGCAGATCAGGTCCGGAACCGCCGGGTCGGACGGGGACGCTCCTCGCGTCGTCACGCCCGAAAGACTTTCGGGAGCGCATTCCGGATAGGCTTCCCGCCAGGAAAGCACGTCGCGGATCACCGGTCGGCCCTGCCACTCCAGGCGCGTCAGTCCGGCCCTGATCCGCTCTTCCAGGCTCGCGGCCTCGTCCGGCCCGACCCGGCCGCGGCCGAAGCGGGAAGTATGCAGATAAATCCGGCCAGGGTCCAGGGCAAAGGCCCGGCTTTGGGCGGAGATGATCCCGGCGTCCAGTTCGTGGCGCGGCGGTCCGTCGGTGACCAGCAGGCCCTGTTCCCGCAGCCAGGCGTTCAGGTCCGCCTCCATGGTCAGGGCGGTGAAGCCGTGGTCCGCCAGGACCAGCAGCCGCTTGGGCTCCGGAAGCGCGGCAAAGCGCTCCAGCACGTCCCCCACCAGTTCGTCCCAGCGGCGCAAGAAATCCAGGCTGGGGCCGTGCCAGGGGTGCGCGGGGTCTTCCAGGGCCGGGAAAAGAAAGTGTCCCAGACGGTCTGTTTCCGTGAGCACGAAGACGAACAGGTCCCAGGCCAGGTCGGGCCAAAGCAGGTTCAGGGCGGCCCGCCTGCCGCGCAGGGCGCGGTCAAGCTCCGACAGCAGATAGCCCGGGTCCGGACCGCTTCGGGTGGTGTCCGCTTCCAGGACGTACCCGGCGCAGCGCAACTGGTGGGCCAGAAAGGGCGGAAAAACCGCCAGGTTCAGGTCGTGGGCCACGAAGCCGGACACCAGCATGCCCTTGATGGGCCGGGCCGGATAGGTGTTGGGCAGGTTGATCACCCGGCTGGTCAGGCCGTGGTCGCCCAGGCGGTCGAACAGGGTCCGGGCCCGGACCTGGGAGAAGTCCGCGAACCTTATCGCGTAGTCCTGGGGATCAAGCCGGGTGAAGCCGAAAATGCCGTGCTCCTCCGGCCCGGCGGCGGTGAAAAAGGAGGTCCAATTCACCGGCGAGAGTTCCGGCAGCTCGGCCAGGATGGGGCGGGCTTGGGGAGTCAGGGCGATGCGGGCCAAGTTGGGCAGATGTCCGGCTCGGCACAGGCGGCAGGCCGTGGAGTACGGGAGGCCGTCCAGGCCGAGGACGATCAGTCTGGGACGGCGGGGAGTCGGGTCGTGCATGGCCGGGCCTTGTACACGGTCCGGCCCGCGCCGTCATCCGGTGCGAGGTTCCGCAACGTCCATGAAGCAGTTCCAATCGAAATCCAAATCGAAATCGAAGAAAGGTTGCCGTTTCTAATGCATCGATTTCGATCACGATTTCGATTTCGATTTGGATCAGGCTCCGATATGTGCGGGATAGAGGTCAAATACTCCCGCGGGTCTTCAGCCGTTCTTGACATTTGCCTGGACATTGACCAAACACCACGCATGTGAACTTAATTACAAAGGAGACGACCTTATGGGCATTACGGAAATCATCCCCACTTTGATCGCCAACGCGGCCAAGGAAGCCGATCTTTCCAGCGTAATCGGAGTCGGGTTCATCTTCACCTATCTGACCGTGATCGTGATCACCGCGCTTGTCCGCATCAAGCAGGGCAAGCACATGGATCACTAATCGCTTCTTGTCTTCAATCCGGCCTTAAGGGCGCCCAGCCCAAAGGGGCTTGGGCGGCGATTTGGCCCCTCGGTCCACGGCCAAAGCTTCATCCGTGCGGGCGGGGGGCTTTTGTCGTTTGGGCGTCCCCATGGCAGTCCGTTGAAAAACCCCAATTGCTGCGTCGCTGCAAAAAGTTCAAACTCTCACGTATGAATAAATACGCTTCGACCTTGATTCGATTGCCAGGACGGCAATCGAAAATGTGGTGCTGCCACAGCCCGCAGGGGCCGGACACAGGACGTGTCCGGATAGCTTTTTTTGCTCCTTGCACTTGGGGTTTTTGAACGGACTGCCGGATAAGGACTTTTTCAACACTCAGATAGCTTCCGACACCAACGGGAATCGCCATGCAATTGCGACTCAGCGCCATGCGGCGGGAGAATTTCGCTTCGGGGCAGCGTCTGGCCGTGGTTTGCGGCCGGGACCTGGAGCCGGATGCGGCTTCGGGCCTGTTTCCCGGTTCCTATCTGATCGCTGAAACGCCGCCGTTGCCCGGCGTGGGCGTTGTCTTGACCCGGCCCGGCCAGGTCGGGAGCCTTCAGGTGCTGGGCACGTTCCGCCGGCCGGACCCCGTGGCTGGCCTGCCGAGCCGGGAAGGGCGATGGGTCCAGGTGCTGGAGGCGTTCCAAATCGAACCGGGAGGGCAATCCTGGACCGCGACCAAATGCGGCCACAGTCTGGCCTGGATCACGCTGAGCGACAAAGGCTACGCCGGACTCCGCGAGGACCGGGCCGGACCGCTGATCGTCGAGGTCCTGGACAAACAGTCCGGCGGTCCCTTGGAACTGGCCTGGGCCCAGGGATTTCTGCTTCCCGACGAGCCCGGAAGGCTGCGCTCGCTGCTCACGGAACTGGCTCTGGAACAGGGCTTCGACCTGATCGTGACCACCGGAGGCACCGGGGTCGCGCCCCGGGACACCACCCCGGAGACCACCCTGGCCGTGATTGAAAAGCGTTTGCCCGGCATGGAAGCGGCCATGCTCCAGGCCAGCCTGCGCAAGACCCCGCATGCCGTAATTTCCAGGGCCGTGGTCGGCATTCTCGGACGCGCCCTGATCATCAACCTGCCGGGTTCGCCCAAGGCGGTTCGGGAGAATCTCGAAGCCCTGCTGCCCGCCCTGGATCACGCCCTGGCCAAGCTCCAGGGCGATCTCTCGGACTGCGCCACGGCGCATCCCTTGAACTGCGCCACGGCGCATTCAAACGACGTCTCCCCCAACAATCACCCAGTGATTCCCGAATGACCTCCGACCTGTTCCGCGCGGACCTGCACATCCACTCCCGGTATTCCCGGGCCACCAGCCGCGGCCTGACGCCAAGCCACCTGGCCGCCTGGGCCCGGGTCAAAGGCCTGGACGTGGTGGCCACCGGGGACTTCACCCACCCGGGATGGCTGCAAGAGCTGGAGGAAAGCCTGGAAGAGGACGGCTCCGGACTGCTGGTTCCCCGCCGGGAGGCGGACCTCTCGGCGGAGATTCCCTGGCTGGAGTCCGTTGCTCCGGCTCGCGGCCCAAGTCCGGTCCGGTTCATGCTCTCCGCGGAAATCAGCACCATCTACAAACGCGCGGGCCGGGTGCGCAAGGTCCACCATCTGGTGTACGTTCCCGGCCTGGAGCAGGCCAGGGCGTTGAACGCCAAGCTGGGTCAAATCGGCAATCTGGGCTCGGACGGGCGGCCCATCCTTGGCCTGGACTCGCGCCATCTCCTGGAAATGGTCCTGGAACTGCACCCCCGGGCCTTCCTCGTTCCCGCGCATATCTGGACGCCCTGGTTTTCCCTGTTCGGCTCCAAGTCCGGCTTCGACGCCATTGAGGAGTGCTACGGAGAACTGTCCTCGGAAATTTTCGCCCTGGAGACCGGGCTGTCCTCGGACCCGGTCATGAACTGGCAGTGGAGCGCCCTGGACCGCTTCCGGATGATTTCCAATTCCGACGCCCATTCCGGCGAGAAGCTGGCCCGGGAGGCCAACATGTTCCGCGGCGAACCGAGCTTCGAGGGCATGTACCAGGCCCTGCGGGGCGAAGGGGAGAGCCATGCCTTTCTGGGCACGGTGGAGTTCTTCCCCGAGGAGGGCAAGTATCATCTGGACGGGCATCGCAAATGCGACGTGGTTCTGTCCCCCGGGGAAGCCAAGGCCCGGGGCAATATCTGCCCGGTCTGCGGCCAGCCCCTGACTTTGGGCGTGCTGCACCGGGTGCTGGAGCTGGCCGATCGGGAACAGCCACTCCAGCCTCCGAATCAGCCCGGATTTCAGTCCCTGGTGCCTCTGGTGGAGCTGGTGGCGGAGATTCTGGGCAAGGGCCCGGCCACCAAGACCGTGCGCCGGGAGTACGCGGCCCTGGTCGCGGGCTACGGCCCGGAGCTGGACATTCTCGGTGAATTGCCCCTGGACGATATCGCCCGTCGTCGCCCTGCCCTGGCCGAATCGCTGCGCCGGATGCGTCAGGGCCGCGTACTGCGCCAATCCGGATATGACGGCCATTTCGGTACGATTTCCATGTTTACGCCCCAGGAGCAGCGGGAACTGCGGCGGGGTCGCGCTTTTTTCGCGACGTCGCCAGTGGATGCCCGGCCCGTGGGTGTTTGGCCTGGAGCTTCCGAGCCGGAATCTCCCTATGGAGCCGAGGCTCCATCGCGGCTTCCTTCGGAAGCTTCCGGCATGGATACACGGCCCGAAGCCCGGATGGAGTTCAACGCCGAGCAGGACCGGGCCCTGCGGGCCGGGCCGCGGCCGGTGCTGGTTCTGGCCGGGCCGGGCACGGGCAAGACCAGGACCTTGATGGGTCGGATCGTCTATTTGTTGCAAAAAGGGGAGCAGCCCCGGCGGATGCTGGTGGTCACCTTCACCCGACGGGCGGCCAACGAACTCCGCGAACGACTGATTGCCACCCAGGGCGAGGAAGAGGCCCTGCCCCAGGCGGATACCCTGCATGCCGCGGCCTACGAGGTCTGGACCAGGGTTCAGGGCGAGGCCCCGGTGCTGCTCTCCGAGGACGCAGCCCGGCGGGTTTTCGCCGCTGCCAATCCGGAACTCGGTCCGGCCGGGGTGAAGCAGGCCTGGAATGATCTCTCCCGGGCCAGGGAAGGCCGTGTGGTGCCAGGCCCAGGTTTTGGCCCAGGTTTTGGCCCCGGTGAGGACGACGAGAGTGCGGCGGAAAGAGCGGAGCTTGCGGCCCGGTACGCCCGCCAGAAGCAGGACTGGAACCTGGTCGATTACACGGACCTGCTGGAGTTCTGGCTGGCCCAGGCCATCGGGGAACGGGCCCATCACCCCTATGCGCACATCCTGGTGGACGAGGTGCAGGACCTTTCCCGGTTGCAGTGGGAGCTGCTTCAGGCCCTCGCCCCCCAGGACGGATCCGGGTTCTGGGCCATCGGCGACCCCCGTCAGAGCATCTACGGCTTCCGGGGCGCGGTGGAGGACATCGCCGCGACCATGCGGGCTCGCTGGCCCGATCTGGAAGTCGTCTCCCTGAGCCGAAACTACCGCTCCGCGGAAAATCTGGTTCGGCTCTCTGGAATGGTCTTTCCGGGCGTGCAAGGCCTGTTGGCCGAGAATCCGCGTCCGGGGCGGATCGCCCTGTTTCAGGCCTCCAGCGCGGCCCGGGAGGCCGCCTGGATCGCCGACCAAACCCGGACGCTGTTGGGCGGGAGCGCCCATTGGGAAGCGGATCGGGGAGCCCAGGGCGGCCTGAGTCCCGGAGACGTGGCGGTGCTGGTCCGGATCAAGGCCTTGATCCCGCCCATGGTTCAGGCCATGCAGCGCCGTGGGATCCCCTGTTCCGCGCCCGAAACCGAGCCGTTCTGGAAGGAACCCCGGGTCGCTCTGCTGCTACAGGCTGCCTCGGAACTGCTGGGGCTCGGTCGGGCGGAGGATGCCGATCAGGACGTCCTTACACAGCATGTTCAGGGTCATGTTTTGGAGCAGGCCCTGGTACAGGGGCCCGTGGCGCTGGCGGCGCACCTGCAGGAGGTGCCGCCCTTTGACCGGCTGTTCTGGCAAGGCAAGGAATTTTTGCGCCTCAAGGAGGCCTACGCCCGGCACAAGGGCTGGGCCGGATTGCTGACCTGGATCAACTTCCACACCGAACTGGAACTGGTCCGCGCCCGGGCCGAAACCGTCCAGGTGATGACCCTGCACGCCTCCAAGGGGCTGGAGTTCGAAGCCGTCTTTTTACCGGCCCTGGAGGACGGCCTGCTGCCCATGGTGGGGCTGGGGCAGTTGGGCGGTCGGGATGCCGGGGAACCGCCCCAGGAAGGCGTTCTTGGTCAGCCGTCCAGTGCGCCACTCAGTTCGCCATCCAGTTTTATTGGGGACCTGGAAGAGGAGCGACGGCTGTTCTATGTCGGATTGACCAGGGCCAGGCAATGGCTGTTTCTCAGCCACGCGGAAAAACGCAATCTGTTCGGTCGAACCCTGCGGCTCAAGCCGTCGCGTTTTCTGGGGGATCTGCCCCGAGACGAGATGCGGTGCAGCAAGACCGTGCAACAGGTGGTCCGGCGGGAAAAGCGGATGACGTTATTTTCTTGATGGGCGAGAAACCGTGGTTTTGCAACGGCTTTCGGGGTGACGGAGCGTGTCCGCCTAGCAAATATGTCGGCGGATTTGGCGACGAGTCTGTCGGACGGAGTCGAAGCGTCCGGGCAGGCTCGATGGGCACGGCAAGGAGTGACGCGAGAAATCAGAATCGGAAAGCGCGGTAGACAAAGCGCTCGTACACCGTGCAGAACCGTTGGGCCGTGCAGGTGTTGACCCCGATTTCCCGCAGTCTACAGTAGACGTGCAAGGGATTGAAGTAGTGCTGGACGAAAAAGCGAACGGTACGCATTGATCTGGGCCTTGGGAAGCGGTGCGAAAAACTTGCTGTGCGGGAGTCATTCAACGTTATTAGTGCAAGGCGGATGCCATCGCCCCAAGGACTCCAGCGTGCTGAGAGCTTATTGCTGTGATTTTTTTCCCATGTCAACTCCACGTTTAAGAAAACGTGCGTCCCCACTGAAATCCGACCATGCCCTTTTCCGGTCTCAGTCCACACTCCAGGTTGAAATGTGCAAAAATTGCCGCGCCCTCTTTCGTCTGGCCGGCGCATATCGCCGAGAACTGCCGGCGGCTCGAGCCTCTGGTGGACGAAGTGGGGCTGCTTTTTTTTCAGTCCGAAGCCTGTCTGGCCTACACCGAACGCGACCTTCCCATTTGGCTGGCTGAAACCGGCCTCGGGTTTCACGTCCATCTGCCGTTGGATCTCCCCTGGAGCGAAGGGCCGGAGCGGGCCTGGGAGATCGTTTCCGGGCTGCGACGCAAGACCGCGTTTCTCCAGCCTTGGGCCTTCGTGCTGCACCCGCCTGAAATTGGGCCGGGACCGGTTTTTACCGACCAATCCAGGCAACTCCGGGTTTGCCCGCCGCCGGGAAATGGCGTAGCCTTCGGCCAAGGTTTTGACTCTCTCGCGGAGTTCGCCCGTCTTTGGGAGCAAAGGGAAAAGCAGGGTGGCGGATGTTCCGGGGAACTGCTGCTGGAGAACACCAGGGAAAACGACCTGGTGGACTCGTGGCCATTGATTCAATCCCTCAACCTGGGTATCTGCCTGGATCTGGGGCATCTGCTGATCCACGATCAACAAACCCACCGTGTGCCGGGGATCTGGTCCCAAGTGCGCATGGTGCATCTCAGCGCGCCCGGCAAGCCTGGCCCGGACGGACGCCCACGGGACGGGCATTGCTCCCTGGCCGCGCTGGACCACCGGGGCCGGGCCCTGCTGGAGGAAATCCTGGGGCGGATTCGCCCGGACTGCGTCTTGATGCTGGAAGTATTTGAACCGGAGGGGTTCATGGAATCATTGAACATGCTTCGCTGGGTGACGGTTCGCGGATGATCTCCCTGATTCTTGGAGGAGAAAAATCCGGCAAGTCCGCCTGGGCCCTGGAGCGCCTGCTTCAGGCGGACGGACCGCATCTGTTCGTGGGCACGGCCGCGGCCCGGGACATGGAAATGCGTCGGCGCATCCGCGAGCACCGCCGCCTGCGGCCTCCGCATCTGCCGGCTCTGGAAACGGATATCGAACTGCCCGAGGCGCTGCGTCGGGAACGGGCGGAGCATGGGGCCATCCTGGTGGACAGCCTGGACTTCTGGCTGTTCGCCTGTATCCAGGCCGACCAGGAGGACCGGCTGCGAACCGAGTTTCTGGACTGCCTGCACGAGAGCGCCTCAGAACAAGTCGGGACGCATCTGCTTTTCGTCAGTTCGGAAATCGGCTTCGGTCCGATCCAGGCCACGCCCGAGACCCGTCGCTTCGTACGCTCGCTGGGTCTTTTGAATCAGCAGATCGCGGCCCTGGCCGACGAAGTGATCCTGCTGGTCGCCGGGTTGCCCCTTTGGCTGAAAGGAGCGCGGTAGCATGGGCTACTTTCGATCCTTGGACACGAAGATCGAGGCCTTGAGCGGGTTGTGGCGCAAGTCGGACCGCTGGCTGATCCTGATGAACGCGGACCCGGACGCTCTGGCTTCAGCCCAGGCCTTGCGCCGGATCATGGCCCGCAAGGTGGCCGCGGTGGACTGCGCCCAGGTCAACGAAATCTCCCGGCCGGACAACCTGACCATGATCAAGGCTCTGCGCATCCCCACCCAACGCCTGACCCCGAATCTGGCCGTGCAGTACGACCACTTCGCCCTGGTGGACTCCCAGCCCCATCACCATCCGGCCTTCAAGGACTACGCCTTTTCCCTGGTCATCGATCACCACCCACTGGTTCCGGAAAACCCGGTGGAGGCCGAATTCAAGGACATCCAGCCCGGTTACGGGGCCACCAGCACCATGCTCACGGAATATCTCTATCGCCTGAAGATCCGACCGGGGGAACTACTGGCCACGGCCCTGCTCTACGGCATCAAGACCGACACGCAGAGCTTTGAACGGCAGTTCTCGGACACCGACGTCCGGGCCTTCCGCTACCTGAGCAAGTTCGGCAACCTGAACCTGCTGCGCAAAATTTCCCGCAGCGAGTTCCGACTGGACTGGCTGAAATATTTTTCCCTGGCCTTCCGCAAGCTGCGGGTGAACGGCCATTGCCTGCACGTGTTCATGGGGCGGTTGGACTCCCCGGACATCCTGGTGATTCTCGGGGATTTCTTCCTGCGGTTGTACGGGATTTCCTGGACCGTGACCTGCGGGGTCTGTGACGACACCCTGGTCTTGATCTTTCGCGGCGACGGACTGCATCGGGACATGGGCAAGCTGGCCAACAAGCTGTTCGGCGACGTGGGCTCGGCCGGAGGCCACGCGACCATGGCTCGGGCGGAAATTCCGCTGGCCAACATCGGCGAGCACGACCCCGAGGAGTATGTCTGGCACCGTTTGCGTTCCGCCAAGCGTAAAGTTGCCAAGCCTGCTCCAAGCACATTCTGAACGTCTTCAGAGCGTTTGCAAAGCGTTTTTCGCCTTCCCATGAGTCTGAAATCCCGCCTGAACCTCTCCACGGACCCGGTGTTCCTGATCGACGGAACCTCCTTTCTGTATCGGGCCTTTTACGCCTTTCCGGACCTGAAGCGCTCGGACGGCTTTCCGACCAACGCCCTTTTCATCGTCCTGCGCCTGCTGTTGCGCCTGCATCGCGAGGAACGTCCGCGATACGCCGGTTTTTTTCTGGACGGACGCGGCCCCACTTTTCGCCATGAATTGTTCACGCCTTACAAGGCCCAGCGCCCTAAGACCCCGGAAGCCCTGGTCCAGCAGATCGAGCCGTTGGTCCGGGGGGTGGGACTGTTCGGCTTGGCCGCCCAGGTGTCGGAAGGGGTGGAGGCGGACGACCTGATCGCCAGCCTGTGCAGGAAGTTCAAGTCTGAATGCCCGGTGGTTATCGTCGGCTCGGACAAGGACCTGTTGCAATGCCTGGACAAGAATGTCGTGATCTGGGACCCGGGCCTGAAAAACGAAAAGCTGGTCACCAACGAATCCTTCCGCCAGGAACACGCCATGACCCCGGAGCAGTGGCCGGATTTCCAGGCCCTGACCGGAGACAGCACGGACAATATCCCCGGTATTCCCGGGGTCGGCCCAAAGACCGCCATGGGCCTGATGCAGCGCTTCCCGACCCTGGAGGCTTTGCGGGACAACGTGAGCGAGCTGACGCCCAAGGAGCGCAAAAAGGTCGAACCCGAGCTGGAGCGGATTTTTACCTACCGGGAACTGACCCGCCTGCGCACGGACCTGCATCCGGACGCCCGGCTGGAAGATTACCGCTGCCGGGAATGGGAGGGCGAGCGGCTGACGGCGTTTCTGCGCGAGTATGAGTTCCGGTCCCTGGAGCGGGAGCTGGCGGCCTTGTCCGCTTCTGGAGAGACAACCTCCGAATCCTCCGAATCTGGCCGACTGAGCCAAGGAGAGTTGCTGACCTCGAAGACCCAGAAGGCGACGAAACGTTCAGCCGCGCACCGAAACCCGAAAGACGACCTTGCGGACGAACAGGCTGTGGAACGAACCGAGGTTCTGCCGAATTTTTCCGGAAAACGGGTCGGGGTGGCCGCGGACCGGGACGGCTGGCGACTGGGGCTGGAAGGGCGTGAACTCCTGTGGGGTGGAATGGGCAGGAAGGCGACCAGGGAATTGGCTGACGCGTTGCGTCCGGCGGCCCTGGTCGCGGCCCATTCCTGGAAGGAACTGCTGATTCAGGACGCGGACTGGTCCGGAGTGCCCATGGACCGGCGTTTCGACGTCAGTCTGGCCGCTTACCTGCTCCAGCCCGAGGAGCGCGACTACAGCCTGACGGCGCTGGTTCGTCGGTACGGTCATGAGTTGGCCGATACCGCCCAGCAGGGCGAGGAATCCCCCGCCCTGCTGACGTTGAGCCTGGCTGAGGCATTGGGGCGCAGCGTGGAGCAGGCCGGGTTTTCCGAGCTGATAGCCACTTTGGAGATGCCCCTGGTCCCGGTGCTGGTGGACATGGAGCGGGCCGGGGTGCTGCTGGATCAGAAGGCCTTGAAAGCCTTCCTGAGCGAGGTCCAGGCGGGATTGGAACGGCTGTCCAAGTCCATTTCCCAGCGGGCCGGAGGGCCGTTCAACCTGCGTTCCAGCCAGCAGATGGCCGAGGTGTTGTTCAAACGCCTGGGCCTGAAGACCGGGCGCAAGACCCCCGGCGGCGGCAGGTCCACCAGCGTGGAGGTCCTGGAGCGGCTGGCCGGAGAGCATCCAATCGTTCCGGAGATTTTGGAATACCGCAAACTGGAAAAGCTGCGCTCCACCTACCTGGAGCCGTTGCCCAAGCTGGCGGATCAAAACGGCCGGGTGCATACCACCTTCAACCAGTTGGCCGTGGCCACGGGGCGGCTGTCCAGCAGCAATCCGAACTTGCAGAACATCCCGATCCGGGGCGACCAGGGGCGGCGGATGCGGGCCTGCTTTACCGCGCCGTCAGGGCATGAGTTGATCAGCGCGGACTATTCCCAGATCGAGCTGCGCGTCCTGGCCCATCTTTCCGAAGATCCGCACCTGCGGGAACTGTTCGGCCGGGGCGTGGACGTCCACTCCGGTACCGCGGCCATTTTGTTCGTCAAGGAGCCGGAGCAGGTCACCGCCGAGGAACGGCGCAAGGCCAAGACCATCAACTTCGGGCTGCTCTACGGGATGGGGCCGCAAAAACTGGGCCGGGAACTGGGCATCAACCAGCAGCAGGCCAAGGACTTCATGGCCCTGTACTTCACCCGGCTGCAAAAGGTCCGGGATTTTTACGAAGAGGTGGTGGCCAAGGCCAAGGAGCAAGGGGCGGTGTTTACCCTGGCCGGAAGGCGTCGGACCCTGCCGGACATCAACTCCCGCAACGACAATCTGGCCCAGATCGCCCGGCGCATGGCCATCAACACCGTGGTCCAGGGCTCGGCCGCGGACATCATCAAAATGGCCATGATCCGCGTTCACGGCGATGAAGCGCTGCTTGCGAGCGGAGCGCGGATGATCCTTCAGGTCCATGACGAACTGCTGCTGGAAGCTCCGGACACGGAAAGCCAAGGGGTCGGCGAACGAGTGGCCGAGCTGATGGCCTCGGTCGTTCAACTGGACGTCCCCCTGGTGGTGGATTGGGGGCGAGGGCCGAATTGGGCCGTGGGACATGAATGAGGATCGATCTTATTTGACGACAACCGAAAAGGAACGAACCGAATGCGCAACAAGCTTCGTTTGCTGACCCCGGGACCGACGCCTCTGCCCGAGGAGGTCCGTTTGGCCCTGGCCCAGGATATGGTCCATCATCGCAAGCCCGGATTCAAGGCCGTCTTGCACCGGGTTCAGGAGGGGCTGCAATGGCTGTTCGGGACGACACAACCCGTGCTGCCGCTGACTTGTTCAGGCAGCGGGGCCATGAACGCCGCAGTGTGGAACCTGTTTCTACCGGGCGAGCGGGTGTTGGTGGTGGAGGCCGGGAAGTTCGGCCAGCGCTGGAAGGACATCGCCCTGGCCCGGAGCCTGGAAGCCACGGTGATCGATCTGCCTTGGGGCCAGGCCGTTTCCCCGGAGGCGATCCACGATGCCCTGGAAGCGGATCCGGCCATCCGGGGGGTGCTGGTCCAGGCTTCGGAGACCTCCACCGGGGTGCTGCATCCGGTGCGGGAGATCGCGGAACTGACCCGGAACCGGGACGTCCTGCTGGTGGTGGACGGCATTTCCGCGGTGGCCATTTCCCCGTGCCCCATGGACGAATGGGGCGTGGACTGCCTGCTGACCGGTTCTCAGAAAGGCCTGATGCTGCCGCCCGGCCTGGCCTTCATCGCTCTCAGCGCACGGGCCTGGGCCGCGGTGGAACGCCATTCAAGTCCTGGGGCGTGTCCTATTGCCTATTTCGACCTGCGCCGAGAGCGGGAAAACTGCTTGAAGGATCAGACTCTGTTCACTCCGGCCATCAATTTGTTGAACGGCCTGGACGTTTCGCTGCGGCTTTTCCGGGAACGCGGGCTGGGGGAAATCTACCGCAAGCAATGGGCCCTGACCCAACTGACCCGCACGGCGGTTCGAAGCCTGGGGCTGGAACTGCTGGTGCAAAAGCGGTACACATGGGGGCTGACCAGCATTCTGGTCCCCGCGGGTCTGGACGGACAGCGGCTGCTGCAAATCGCCGCCGACGCCTACGGCGTGGTCATGGCCGGGGGACAGGATCATCTCAAGGGACGGATTGTCCGCCTCGGGCACATGGGTCATGTGGACTTCGCGGACGTTTTGGCCGGATTGTACGCCCTGCGCCAGGCCTTCAAAGCGTGCGGCGGGCACACGGCCAGCCGGGACTACCTGGAAGCCGGTCTGGCCGCCTACGAGCAAGCCCTGGATCCGCGGAGCGTTCCAGGGGAAGAGCCGGAGAGAATCTGAGCGAAACCGGTCGGGTGCATGGACTCCCGTCCGGCGGGCACCCGACAAGGAAGGTGAACAATGACCGAAGAGATCAAGATCACGGATCGACGCGTCGATCATGGCAAGGAGGGCGCGGAGCAAGGGGCATCGGCCGTGGAACAGGCCCAGGCGGACCACCAGGCCGGGGCCGGAGCTTTCCAGGGCTGCGTGATGCCCCAGG comes from Desulfonatronum thiodismutans and encodes:
- a CDS encoding UvrD-helicase domain-containing protein, giving the protein MTSDLFRADLHIHSRYSRATSRGLTPSHLAAWARVKGLDVVATGDFTHPGWLQELEESLEEDGSGLLVPRREADLSAEIPWLESVAPARGPSPVRFMLSAEISTIYKRAGRVRKVHHLVYVPGLEQARALNAKLGQIGNLGSDGRPILGLDSRHLLEMVLELHPRAFLVPAHIWTPWFSLFGSKSGFDAIEECYGELSSEIFALETGLSSDPVMNWQWSALDRFRMISNSDAHSGEKLAREANMFRGEPSFEGMYQALRGEGESHAFLGTVEFFPEEGKYHLDGHRKCDVVLSPGEAKARGNICPVCGQPLTLGVLHRVLELADREQPLQPPNQPGFQSLVPLVELVAEILGKGPATKTVRREYAALVAGYGPELDILGELPLDDIARRRPALAESLRRMRQGRVLRQSGYDGHFGTISMFTPQEQRELRRGRAFFATSPVDARPVGVWPGASEPESPYGAEAPSRLPSEASGMDTRPEARMEFNAEQDRALRAGPRPVLVLAGPGTGKTRTLMGRIVYLLQKGEQPRRMLVVTFTRRAANELRERLIATQGEEEALPQADTLHAAAYEVWTRVQGEAPVLLSEDAARRVFAAANPELGPAGVKQAWNDLSRAREGRVVPGPGFGPGFGPGEDDESAAERAELAARYARQKQDWNLVDYTDLLEFWLAQAIGERAHHPYAHILVDEVQDLSRLQWELLQALAPQDGSGFWAIGDPRQSIYGFRGAVEDIAATMRARWPDLEVVSLSRNYRSAENLVRLSGMVFPGVQGLLAENPRPGRIALFQASSAAREAAWIADQTRTLLGGSAHWEADRGAQGGLSPGDVAVLVRIKALIPPMVQAMQRRGIPCSAPETEPFWKEPRVALLLQAASELLGLGRAEDADQDVLTQHVQGHVLEQALVQGPVALAAHLQEVPPFDRLFWQGKEFLRLKEAYARHKGWAGLLTWINFHTELELVRARAETVQVMTLHASKGLEFEAVFLPALEDGLLPMVGLGQLGGRDAGEPPQEGVLGQPSSAPLSSPSSFIGDLEEERRLFYVGLTRARQWLFLSHAEKRNLFGRTLRLKPSRFLGDLPRDEMRCSKTVQQVVRREKRMTLFS
- the cbiR gene encoding cobamide remodeling phosphodiesterase CbiR produces the protein MPFSGLSPHSRLKCAKIAAPSFVWPAHIAENCRRLEPLVDEVGLLFFQSEACLAYTERDLPIWLAETGLGFHVHLPLDLPWSEGPERAWEIVSGLRRKTAFLQPWAFVLHPPEIGPGPVFTDQSRQLRVCPPPGNGVAFGQGFDSLAEFARLWEQREKQGGGCSGELLLENTRENDLVDSWPLIQSLNLGICLDLGHLLIHDQQTHRVPGIWSQVRMVHLSAPGKPGPDGRPRDGHCSLAALDHRGRALLEEILGRIRPDCVLMLEVFEPEGFMESLNMLRWVTVRG
- a CDS encoding MogA/MoaB family molybdenum cofactor biosynthesis protein, whose amino-acid sequence is MQLRLSAMRRENFASGQRLAVVCGRDLEPDAASGLFPGSYLIAETPPLPGVGVVLTRPGQVGSLQVLGTFRRPDPVAGLPSREGRWVQVLEAFQIEPGGQSWTATKCGHSLAWITLSDKGYAGLREDRAGPLIVEVLDKQSGGPLELAWAQGFLLPDEPGRLRSLLTELALEQGFDLIVTTGGTGVAPRDTTPETTLAVIEKRLPGMEAAMLQASLRKTPHAVISRAVVGILGRALIINLPGSPKAVRENLEALLPALDHALAKLQGDLSDCATAHPLNCATAHSNDVSPNNHPVIPE
- a CDS encoding alkaline phosphatase family protein — translated: MHDPTPRRPRLIVLGLDGLPYSTACRLCRAGHLPNLARIALTPQARPILAELPELSPVNWTSFFTAAGPEEHGIFGFTRLDPQDYAIRFADFSQVRARTLFDRLGDHGLTSRVINLPNTYPARPIKGMLVSGFVAHDLNLAVFPPFLAHQLRCAGYVLEADTTRSGPDPGYLLSELDRALRGRRAALNLLWPDLAWDLFVFVLTETDRLGHFLFPALEDPAHPWHGPSLDFLRRWDELVGDVLERFAALPEPKRLLVLADHGFTALTMEADLNAWLREQGLLVTDGPPRHELDAGIISAQSRAFALDPGRIYLHTSRFGRGRVGPDEAASLEERIRAGLTRLEWQGRPVIRDVLSWREAYPECAPESLSGVTTRGASPSDPAVPDLICVPHRGFSLRAKFDQTRVFGKEDRQGCHTPDDAFFYDSDPPEIQPGDEPDTHSGPKRVRDVGRLVLEHFDVSRKLILSR